A stretch of the Leptospira bandrabouensis genome encodes the following:
- a CDS encoding c-type cytochrome: MKEPKEVDGIFQADNPMPTWWKLVWLISIIVSIGYVVYFHWYSEWPQEVAFEKEVAEHEAQFPAKQAVVANTEDGSNPYRDDAVAIKEGEGTYKQICSACHGPTAEGAVGPSLVDKDWIHGNTDKEVFNNIMKGIGPERQKLNRGGMPAWEGLGAEKVYAVMAWLATKNSSLVKAK, encoded by the coding sequence ATGAAAGAACCAAAAGAAGTAGACGGAATCTTCCAAGCCGACAACCCCATGCCCACTTGGTGGAAATTGGTATGGCTGATCAGTATCATCGTTTCCATCGGTTACGTTGTATACTTTCACTGGTATTCTGAATGGCCGCAAGAGGTTGCTTTTGAAAAAGAAGTTGCTGAACATGAAGCGCAATTTCCTGCAAAACAAGCCGTTGTTGCAAATACAGAAGACGGATCAAACCCTTATCGTGATGATGCAGTAGCGATTAAAGAAGGCGAAGGAACATACAAACAAATTTGTTCTGCTTGCCACGGCCCAACTGCAGAAGGTGCGGTAGGACCAAGTCTTGTGGACAAAGATTGGATTCATGGGAACACTGATAAAGAAGTGTTTAACAACATCATGAAAGGAATTGGACCAGAAAGACAAAAACTCAACCGAGGTGGAATGCCAGCTTGGGAAGGTTTAGGTGCTGAGAAAGTTTATGCTGTTATGGCATGGCTTGCAACTAAAAACAGTAGTTTGGTAAAGGCAAAGTAA
- the ccoO gene encoding cytochrome-c oxidase, cbb3-type subunit II yields MFGFNKFLDWFSEIADHWDTKGVKFTIYTTIAVVIGGLFELIPPFFLTKTVTPISTVKPYSALELAGRDTYQREGCIGCHTQMVRPFKWEVDRFDPTKAYGRTGYSKGGEYVYDHPFLWGSKRTGPDLAHESQMLRSDEWHKNHLINPRTVGGVPNSIMPAYPWLFEESHKVDVEQVVSNMKALKSIGVPYTEEDFANAPSLLKDKTEGEALVAYLQKLGRDSAELQKGMK; encoded by the coding sequence ATGTTTGGATTTAACAAATTCTTAGATTGGTTTTCTGAAATAGCAGACCATTGGGATACAAAAGGGGTTAAGTTTACTATCTATACAACGATTGCCGTTGTGATAGGTGGACTTTTCGAACTCATCCCTCCGTTTTTTCTTACAAAAACGGTAACTCCGATTTCAACTGTGAAACCATATTCCGCATTGGAACTAGCGGGTCGTGACACTTATCAAAGGGAAGGTTGCATCGGATGCCATACACAAATGGTACGCCCTTTCAAATGGGAAGTAGATCGTTTTGATCCAACTAAGGCTTATGGACGAACTGGATATTCCAAAGGTGGAGAGTATGTTTATGACCATCCATTCCTTTGGGGATCCAAAAGAACTGGTCCAGACTTAGCACATGAATCACAAATGCTTCGTTCTGATGAGTGGCATAAAAACCATTTGATCAACCCAAGAACTGTGGGTGGTGTACCTAATTCAATTATGCCTGCTTACCCTTGGTTATTCGAAGAATCTCATAAAGTCGATGTGGAACAAGTTGTATCCAACATGAAAGCTCTAAAATCCATCGGAGTTCCTTATACTGAAGAAGATTTTGCTAACGCACCATCTCTTCTCAAGGACAAAACCGAAGGAGAAGCACTTGTAGCCTACCTACAAAAACTTGGAAGAGATTCAGCTGAGTTACAAAAAGGTATGAAATAA
- a CDS encoding LA_0442/LA_0875 N-terminal domain-containing protein — protein sequence MKLTITQFIKIATLLVVLTGNLSAENILLKKGGTLQGKVVEQDQYKLKIRKEDGTTVVLNKTDILKVVYKDHLTAAEEDKLRKAEEDKERLKKEKEEAARLKKEQEEAAKQEKELAAKNASADAEAKRKKEEELRLAELDRKNLTRGGATWRSAVLPGWGQWKQGRKVQAIVYPSIIAVGLFFTYDKHRMYLNAKRDYNNLDNPYTTNGYFRAAFSPQTAATVSPAEAVVAGQFGPFKGQRESVERHYRDMQYIGVATLLVYFWNIFDAYYFHPTGSGLSQEDTRKEKFFMHSTVDRVGYHPTAIAGDRGIEHRTQLGYELTF from the coding sequence TTGAAACTGACTATTACACAATTCATCAAAATCGCAACACTTTTGGTAGTGCTCACAGGAAACCTATCTGCAGAGAACATCCTCCTCAAAAAAGGAGGGACTCTCCAAGGTAAGGTAGTGGAACAGGACCAATACAAGCTAAAAATTCGAAAAGAAGACGGAACCACAGTGGTCCTAAACAAAACAGATATTCTAAAAGTTGTTTATAAAGACCACCTAACTGCGGCAGAGGAAGACAAACTCAGGAAAGCAGAAGAAGACAAAGAAAGGCTTAAAAAAGAAAAAGAAGAAGCCGCAAGACTCAAAAAAGAACAAGAAGAAGCGGCAAAACAAGAAAAAGAGTTGGCTGCCAAAAATGCATCCGCCGATGCAGAAGCAAAACGAAAAAAAGAAGAAGAGCTTAGACTTGCAGAATTAGATCGAAAAAACCTTACAAGAGGTGGGGCTACTTGGAGATCTGCTGTTCTTCCTGGTTGGGGCCAATGGAAACAAGGCAGAAAAGTACAAGCTATTGTTTATCCTTCGATCATTGCTGTTGGACTTTTTTTCACTTACGACAAACATCGAATGTATTTGAATGCCAAACGTGATTATAACAATTTAGATAACCCTTACACAACCAATGGTTATTTTCGTGCTGCCTTCTCTCCACAAACAGCAGCCACAGTTTCCCCAGCTGAAGCCGTAGTCGCAGGTCAGTTTGGTCCATTCAAAGGCCAAAGAGAATCGGTAGAAAGACATTACCGAGACATGCAATACATCGGTGTGGCTACACTGTTAGTATATTTTTGGAATATCTTTGATGCTTATTACTTTCATCCGACTGGCTCTGGACTTAGTCAGGAAGACACAAGAAAAGAAAAATTCTTTATGCATTCTACTGTAGACAGAGTAGGATACCACCCAACTGCGATTGCTGGAGATCGTGGTATCGAACATCGTACACAATTAGGTTATGAATTGACTTTCTAA
- the ccoG gene encoding cytochrome c oxidase accessory protein CcoG translates to MIISRPQKGKVRTRRNFVMSFLVGLFLIAPWVVLPEGSPLIRLDIPHRVFHLFGGLFIPQEGLILWFFLLTMGLSLFFFTSVIGRVWCGWGCPQTIYTDLFDRIGRFVLDSKYGKKDASIVGKYTVYFLWIVVSFIASFHWIGYFVSPYEMLADYVSLSFVNQTYFYFTLFFTAAMFIDIGFIREQFCRYACPYARFQTLLMDEHSWNVTYDFKRGEPRRDGKTKIGDCIACNMCVVVCPTGIDIRDGLQVGCVACGKCVDACTSIMAKENKKTLIGYFSLKQIETGAKIKWIRPRTVIYAILLTVVVTGAIIQLVTRTPMSMIAASNKSMPPILIPDNKIRAFVALRIQNIAPIEKEFQLSASDTRHGKEILIRSGEENNKFKLGSGEIKSISVVLETQPLTEQELNEGYLPGSIVLQNAEDPEERLEKKLSLTLPRR, encoded by the coding sequence ATGATCATTTCAAGACCACAGAAAGGAAAGGTAAGAACACGTAGAAACTTCGTAATGAGTTTTCTCGTAGGTTTATTTTTAATCGCTCCTTGGGTGGTGTTACCAGAAGGTAGCCCTCTCATTCGATTGGACATCCCGCACAGGGTGTTTCACTTGTTTGGTGGTCTTTTTATCCCGCAGGAAGGACTGATCTTATGGTTTTTCCTTCTTACGATGGGACTTTCACTTTTCTTTTTCACCTCCGTCATCGGCCGTGTATGGTGCGGATGGGGGTGCCCTCAAACTATTTATACCGATCTTTTCGATCGAATTGGTCGGTTTGTTTTAGATTCTAAATATGGAAAAAAAGATGCATCCATCGTAGGCAAATACACAGTGTATTTTCTCTGGATTGTAGTCTCTTTTATCGCATCTTTTCATTGGATTGGCTATTTTGTTAGCCCATACGAAATGTTGGCAGACTATGTTAGTCTCTCTTTCGTAAATCAAACATACTTTTATTTTACATTATTTTTTACGGCAGCAATGTTTATCGATATCGGATTCATCCGGGAACAGTTCTGCCGATATGCCTGCCCTTATGCAAGGTTCCAAACTCTCCTTATGGATGAACATTCTTGGAACGTCACTTATGATTTTAAAAGAGGGGAACCGCGTCGGGATGGGAAAACCAAAATTGGGGATTGTATTGCCTGCAATATGTGTGTGGTGGTCTGCCCTACCGGGATCGATATCCGTGATGGTTTGCAAGTGGGTTGTGTAGCCTGTGGGAAATGTGTGGATGCTTGCACTTCCATCATGGCAAAAGAAAACAAAAAAACTCTGATTGGATATTTTTCACTCAAACAAATTGAAACAGGGGCAAAAATCAAATGGATTAGACCAAGAACTGTGATTTATGCCATCCTACTCACGGTGGTTGTTACAGGTGCTATCATTCAACTTGTCACAAGAACTCCTATGTCAATGATTGCGGCATCTAACAAATCAATGCCTCCCATCTTAATTCCAGACAATAAAATCAGAGCCTTTGTTGCTCTACGCATTCAAAATATTGCGCCGATTGAAAAAGAATTCCAACTTTCTGCTTCTGACACAAGACATGGAAAAGAAATCTTAATTCGCTCCGGCGAAGAAAACAACAAATTCAAATTAGGATCAGGCGAAATCAAAAGTATTTCTGTAGTATTAGAGACACAACCTCTCACCGAACAAGAATTAAATGAAGGTTATTTGCCAGGTTCCATTGTATTACAAAATGCAGAGGATCCAGAGGAACGATTGGAGAAAAAACTCTCCTTAACATT
- the ccoN gene encoding cytochrome-c oxidase, cbb3-type subunit I: MATEKTQYDDFIVKGFIISALVWGVASMTFGVIIAFQLVYPQLNLELPWTSFGRLRPLHTNAAIFGFALSVIFATAYHTVQRLCRTRMWNDTLSKIHLALYNLTIVLAAITLPLGYSQSKEYAELEWPIDLLIVVWYVIFFANYLMTVIKRKEEQMYVAIWFYIASFVTVPLLFIVNNIVIPAGLLKSYSVYAGVFDANIQWWYGHNAVAFVLTTPFLGLMYYYLPKHIKQPIYSHRLSIIHFWSLIFIYIWAGPHHLLYSPIPEWLQTTGMVFSIMLWMPSWGGMLNGFLTLTQAKDKIKVDATLKMMLAAVTFYGMSTFEGPLLSIRAVSALGHNTDWIIGHVHSGTLGWVGFMSAAALYYLVPRLWNSNLYSEKLANAHFWLGTLGILLYIISMWVSGITEGSMWRAVGENGELVYKDWVEIVEFLKPFRLFRAIGGTLYLTGIVLMVYNFIKTIQNKDSGFVEQDLRIGVKS, from the coding sequence TTGGCTACGGAAAAAACTCAATATGACGATTTTATCGTAAAAGGGTTTATCATTTCAGCGTTAGTCTGGGGCGTTGCATCAATGACATTTGGTGTCATTATTGCCTTCCAGCTTGTATATCCACAGCTGAATTTGGAATTACCTTGGACGAGCTTCGGAAGGTTACGACCTCTACATACCAATGCAGCCATTTTTGGATTCGCATTGAGTGTTATCTTCGCCACAGCCTACCATACGGTACAAAGATTGTGTCGAACAAGAATGTGGAACGACACACTTTCCAAAATACACCTGGCACTGTATAACCTAACTATTGTCCTTGCAGCGATTACATTACCACTTGGATACAGCCAATCAAAAGAATATGCCGAATTAGAATGGCCTATCGACTTATTGATTGTTGTATGGTATGTAATTTTCTTTGCAAACTATTTGATGACGGTAATCAAAAGAAAAGAAGAACAAATGTATGTAGCGATTTGGTTCTACATTGCTTCCTTTGTAACAGTTCCACTTCTCTTTATCGTAAACAACATTGTTATCCCAGCAGGCCTTTTAAAATCCTACTCGGTATACGCAGGTGTGTTTGATGCCAACATCCAATGGTGGTATGGACACAACGCGGTAGCTTTTGTTCTTACGACACCGTTTTTGGGACTTATGTATTACTACCTCCCAAAACACATCAAACAACCCATCTACTCACATAGACTTTCGATCATCCATTTCTGGTCGTTAATCTTTATTTATATTTGGGCAGGCCCACACCATTTACTTTACTCTCCAATTCCAGAATGGTTACAAACAACAGGGATGGTTTTCTCCATCATGTTATGGATGCCTTCTTGGGGTGGTATGTTAAACGGATTCCTCACACTGACCCAAGCCAAAGACAAAATCAAAGTAGATGCTACCCTCAAAATGATGTTAGCTGCCGTTACTTTCTACGGTATGTCAACATTTGAAGGTCCACTTCTTTCCATTCGTGCCGTTTCCGCTCTTGGACACAACACTGACTGGATCATTGGTCACGTTCACTCAGGAACTCTTGGTTGGGTTGGATTTATGTCAGCCGCAGCACTTTACTACTTAGTTCCAAGACTTTGGAACTCAAACCTTTATAGCGAAAAACTTGCTAACGCACACTTCTGGCTAGGAACTCTTGGTATCCTACTCTACATCATCTCCATGTGGGTATCTGGTATCACTGAAGGTTCTATGTGGCGAGCAGTTGGCGAAAACGGCGAACTCGTTTATAAAGACTGGGTGGAAATTGTTGAGTTCTTAAAACCATTCAGATTATTCCGCGCGATCGGAGGAACACTCTATCTAACTGGGATTGTTCTTATGGTGTATAACTTTATCAAAACCATTCAAAACAAAGATAGTGGGTTTGTAGAACAAGACTTACGTATAGGAGTGAAATCATAA
- the gltB gene encoding glutamate synthase large subunit, which yields MSKSNQPPILPPLGPQAQGMYDPALDKDSCGVGFIANYKGKRSRDIVDKGIRLMCNLEHRGAEGADPKTGDGAGIMINIPDAFFRKVLPFTLPKEGDYAVGFLFLPQNTEARTAVENVIEKIIVDEGEEFLGFRDVPINKEYAGVVASKTLPVFKQVFIGKKSKKIKTSDDFERKLFLIRRLIDRRIRTEMKLDRSQYYVPSFSSRTIVYKGMLLGDQVKKFYEDLKSPDLTSAFCLTHTRFSTNTFPTWDLAHPYRQIAHNGEINTLRGNMNWMAARQMVMQSPLYGDELRRMLPIVMEGQSDTATFDTVLELLVMGGRSLPHAVMMMIPEAWSKNKAMDADKRAFYEYHATFMEPWDGPAAIAFTDGRIIGATLDRNGLRPARYIVTKDDEVIMSSEAGVLNLPPEEVLVQDRLRPGRMLLIDMEKGQILDDEEIKKQIATQKPYRKWVEDNMIRIGSLPDPENVKQPQHETILERQRAFGYTHEDVFTIIKPMGVSGEEPIGSMGVDSSLAVLSEKPQPLFRYFKQNFAQVTNPPIDPIREELVMELTTYIGPEGNLLSEEPEHAHRLELEHPILTNEDFEKIKQISEGHFKAKTFEILFDPSKKHDMRNSLDRVCADAAKAIREQGVNLIILTDHGVGEKKAAIPSLLAVAGLHHYLIREGLRTRAGIVLESGEPREVAHFALLCGYGANAINPYLAFETIADLSLQGLLPEVPNYKDAKKKYIKSIGKGLFKVFSKMGISTLQSYCGAQIFEAVGLDSELVNTYFAGTQSRIEGLSLEMLEEETVRRHKAAYDPTFFPNNLEPGGVHYYRKNGDSHLYTPITVHKLQKATQDNDYKVFKEFSSLIDNQNEKAITLRSLFQLDFEGSKAIPIEEVESVKSILKRFQTGAMSHGSISWEAHTTLAIAMNRIGAKSNTGEGGEDPVRFKTLPNGDSMRSAIKQVASARFGVTMEYLTNADDIQIKMAQGAKPGEGGQLPGHKVDKYIGWLRYSTPGVTLISPPPHHDIYSIEDLKQLIFDLKNSNPRARVSVKLVSESGVGTVAAGVAKAHADHILIAGHEGGTGASPISSIHHAGTPWELGLSETHQTLVANGLRDRVYLAVDGKLLTGKDVVVGALLGAEEFGFSTSALVSVGCIMMRKCHLNTCPVGVATQDEFLRSKFTGKPEYVVNFMTFVAEEVREIMAKLGFRTFEEMIGQVEKIKFKRPHHHWKARGLDFSKVLHRPTPVFPTGLYRAKEQNHHLDEQIDNELIRKSLAAIDHKQPVKIQTSIVNLNRSVGTMLSHEVTKKYGVDGLSEDTIDIEFTGTAGQSFGAFVTKGMTLRLIGEGNDYVGKGLCGGKLIFQTPKNAPYKAEENIVIGNTCFIGATSGNAYVNGIAGERFCVRNSGAHVIVEGTGDHGCEYMTGGRVIILGDIGRNFAAGMSGGIAYLWDPKKNKEALINKEMVDLDPLTDASEIAEVRKMVEDHKTYTGSKRAEEVLKDWDTVVKQMIKVIPRDYKKALEKMAEEKASGKANKEGVTARG from the coding sequence ATGTCAAAATCCAACCAACCACCCATCCTTCCGCCACTTGGCCCACAGGCCCAAGGTATGTATGATCCTGCCTTGGATAAAGATTCCTGTGGTGTTGGTTTTATCGCAAATTATAAAGGCAAACGTTCCCGCGATATCGTCGACAAGGGGATCCGCCTCATGTGCAATTTAGAACACAGGGGGGCAGAAGGGGCAGATCCAAAAACCGGTGACGGTGCTGGGATCATGATCAATATCCCGGATGCATTTTTTAGAAAAGTCCTCCCCTTCACGTTGCCAAAAGAAGGCGATTATGCAGTGGGATTTTTGTTCCTCCCGCAAAACACAGAAGCCCGAACTGCAGTGGAAAACGTAATCGAAAAAATCATCGTGGATGAAGGGGAAGAATTTCTCGGATTTCGAGATGTCCCAATTAACAAAGAATATGCGGGTGTAGTTGCCTCCAAAACACTTCCAGTATTTAAACAAGTATTCATTGGTAAAAAATCCAAAAAAATTAAAACTTCTGACGACTTCGAAAGAAAACTATTTCTCATCCGTCGTTTGATTGACAGACGAATTCGAACTGAGATGAAACTAGACCGTTCCCAATACTACGTACCTAGTTTCTCATCTCGTACCATAGTATACAAAGGGATGTTACTCGGTGACCAGGTCAAAAAATTCTATGAAGATTTAAAATCTCCTGACTTAACTTCTGCGTTTTGTTTGACTCACACTCGGTTTTCAACAAACACCTTCCCTACCTGGGATTTGGCTCATCCTTACCGACAAATTGCGCATAACGGAGAAATCAACACTCTACGTGGGAACATGAACTGGATGGCGGCTCGCCAAATGGTGATGCAATCTCCACTTTATGGTGATGAACTTCGCCGTATGCTTCCGATTGTGATGGAAGGCCAATCGGATACAGCTACCTTTGACACTGTTCTGGAACTACTAGTGATGGGTGGAAGGTCTCTTCCCCATGCAGTGATGATGATGATTCCGGAAGCATGGTCTAAAAACAAAGCCATGGATGCAGACAAACGCGCGTTCTACGAATACCATGCAACCTTTATGGAACCTTGGGACGGCCCTGCTGCCATTGCTTTTACTGATGGTAGAATCATTGGAGCAACCCTGGATCGAAATGGACTTCGTCCGGCACGTTATATAGTTACCAAAGATGATGAAGTCATCATGTCCTCTGAAGCTGGAGTTCTCAATCTTCCCCCAGAAGAAGTTTTAGTCCAAGACCGTCTTCGTCCAGGTCGTATGCTTCTCATCGATATGGAAAAAGGTCAAATCCTTGACGATGAAGAAATCAAAAAACAAATCGCTACCCAAAAACCTTATCGCAAATGGGTAGAAGACAATATGATTCGTATTGGATCTTTACCAGATCCTGAGAACGTAAAACAACCGCAACACGAAACCATCCTAGAACGCCAAAGAGCTTTTGGTTACACTCATGAAGATGTGTTTACCATCATCAAACCTATGGGTGTTTCTGGAGAAGAACCAATTGGTTCTATGGGTGTGGATTCTTCCCTTGCAGTCTTAAGTGAAAAACCACAACCCCTATTCCGTTATTTCAAACAAAACTTTGCGCAAGTGACCAATCCACCAATTGACCCCATTCGGGAAGAACTTGTGATGGAACTCACAACTTATATTGGTCCGGAGGGAAACCTACTTTCGGAAGAACCGGAACATGCACATCGTTTGGAATTGGAACATCCAATCCTTACCAACGAAGATTTCGAAAAAATCAAACAAATCAGTGAAGGACATTTCAAAGCCAAAACTTTTGAAATCCTTTTTGATCCTTCTAAAAAACATGATATGAGAAACTCTCTCGATCGTGTTTGTGCTGATGCTGCCAAAGCAATTCGTGAACAAGGAGTGAACCTCATCATCTTAACCGACCACGGTGTGGGTGAGAAAAAAGCGGCCATCCCATCTCTACTTGCAGTGGCGGGACTCCACCACTATTTGATTCGAGAAGGTCTCCGCACTCGCGCAGGGATAGTTTTAGAATCTGGAGAACCAAGAGAAGTGGCCCACTTTGCCTTGTTATGCGGATATGGTGCCAACGCCATTAATCCATACCTGGCTTTTGAAACCATTGCTGATCTTTCGTTACAAGGATTACTCCCAGAAGTTCCTAATTACAAGGATGCAAAAAAGAAATATATCAAATCCATTGGGAAAGGACTTTTTAAAGTATTCTCAAAAATGGGGATCTCCACATTACAATCGTATTGCGGTGCTCAAATTTTTGAAGCTGTGGGACTTGATTCCGAATTAGTGAATACTTACTTTGCAGGAACTCAGTCTCGCATTGAAGGACTTTCTCTTGAGATGTTGGAAGAAGAAACTGTTCGTCGCCACAAAGCAGCTTACGATCCTACTTTTTTCCCGAACAACCTAGAACCAGGTGGAGTGCACTACTATCGTAAAAACGGAGATAGCCATCTCTATACACCGATTACAGTTCACAAACTACAAAAAGCAACTCAAGACAACGATTACAAAGTATTCAAAGAGTTCTCAAGCCTAATCGATAACCAAAACGAAAAAGCAATCACACTTCGCAGTTTGTTCCAACTTGATTTTGAAGGATCCAAAGCGATCCCCATCGAAGAAGTGGAATCGGTAAAATCCATACTCAAACGTTTCCAAACAGGAGCGATGAGTCATGGTTCCATTTCTTGGGAAGCACATACCACACTTGCGATTGCGATGAACCGAATTGGTGCCAAATCGAACACAGGTGAAGGTGGAGAAGATCCAGTACGATTCAAAACCCTCCCGAATGGAGATAGCATGCGTTCGGCGATCAAACAGGTTGCGTCCGCGCGTTTTGGTGTGACTATGGAATATCTAACCAATGCCGATGATATCCAAATCAAAATGGCACAGGGCGCCAAACCAGGTGAAGGTGGACAGCTTCCAGGCCACAAAGTAGACAAATACATTGGTTGGTTACGTTATTCCACTCCAGGGGTAACTCTCATTTCCCCTCCTCCTCACCATGATATTTATTCTATCGAAGATCTAAAACAGTTGATCTTTGATTTAAAAAACTCGAATCCAAGAGCACGAGTTTCTGTGAAACTTGTTTCCGAATCGGGTGTAGGAACTGTGGCTGCCGGTGTTGCCAAAGCACATGCGGATCATATCCTGATCGCAGGACATGAAGGAGGAACTGGGGCAAGTCCCATTTCTTCTATCCACCATGCAGGAACCCCTTGGGAACTCGGGCTTTCCGAAACTCACCAAACACTCGTTGCCAATGGACTTCGGGACCGTGTGTATCTGGCTGTAGATGGAAAACTCCTCACAGGAAAAGACGTGGTTGTAGGAGCCCTACTCGGTGCTGAGGAATTTGGATTCTCCACTTCGGCACTTGTCTCTGTGGGTTGTATCATGATGCGTAAATGTCATCTCAATACCTGCCCAGTAGGTGTTGCGACACAAGACGAATTTTTACGAAGTAAATTTACAGGCAAACCAGAGTATGTTGTGAACTTCATGACCTTTGTGGCGGAAGAAGTTCGCGAGATTATGGCAAAACTTGGATTTAGAACGTTTGAAGAAATGATTGGCCAAGTAGAAAAAATCAAATTCAAACGACCTCACCACCATTGGAAGGCGCGTGGTCTTGATTTTAGCAAAGTGCTCCATAGACCAACTCCTGTGTTCCCTACTGGACTCTATCGTGCCAAAGAACAAAACCACCACTTGGATGAACAAATTGACAACGAACTGATTCGTAAGTCACTGGCTGCGATTGACCACAAACAACCTGTGAAAATCCAAACATCCATTGTGAACTTAAACCGTTCTGTCGGAACCATGCTCAGTCACGAAGTGACTAAAAAATACGGAGTGGACGGACTGTCAGAAGACACAATCGATATCGAATTTACAGGAACCGCAGGACAGTCGTTTGGTGCTTTTGTAACCAAAGGAATGACACTTCGCCTCATCGGAGAAGGAAATGACTATGTAGGAAAAGGACTTTGTGGAGGAAAACTTATCTTCCAAACCCCAAAAAATGCTCCTTACAAAGCAGAAGAAAATATCGTCATCGGTAACACTTGTTTCATTGGTGCAACGAGTGGGAACGCTTATGTCAACGGAATTGCCGGCGAAAGATTCTGTGTTCGTAACTCAGGGGCTCATGTCATCGTAGAAGGAACCGGAGACCACGGTTGTGAATATATGACTGGTGGCCGGGTCATTATCCTTGGAGACATCGGACGTAACTTTGCTGCTGGTATGTCTGGTGGGATTGCTTACCTTTGGGATCCAAAGAAAAACAAAGAAGCTCTCATCAACAAAGAGATGGTCGACTTAGATCCGTTAACTGACGCAAGTGAAATTGCAGAAGTCAGAAAAATGGTAGAAGATCATAAAACTTATACTGGTTCCAAACGAGCTGAAGAAGTTCTTAAGGATTGGGATACAGTAGTGAAACAAATGATCAAAGTCATTCCAAGAGATTATAAAAAAGCTCTAGAAAAGATGGCCGAAGAAAAAGCTTCAGGAAAAGCAAACAAAGAGGGGGTAACAGCTCGTGGGTAA
- a CDS encoding glutamate synthase subunit beta, with protein sequence MGKPTGFLEFKKEYLQKIEPKERVKNYKEFEKPFPEAIAKDQGARCMDCGIPFCHGETGCPVDNLIPEFNDFVYRGRWKEAWENLSKTNNFPEFTGRLCPAPCESACTLGIIEPPVSIKSIERTIIDRAWEEGWVIPQPPVSKSGKKVAVVGSGPAGLAAGQQLARAGHTVTIFEKNDRIGGLLRYGIPDFKMEKRHIDRRMKQMEAEGVTFKTNVNVGVDITAKQLLADFDAVVLACGSEVPRDLPVEGRNSKGVHFAMEFLSKNNKHVAGDDIEIINAKDKHVIVIGGGDTGSDCVGTSNRHGAKSVTQIELFPEPPKERDVSTPWPLYPKMLRTSTSHEEGVNRRWAVSTMGFKSNEKGEVTAIYGSEVKEENGKFSPIPGTEFEWPADLVFLAMGFVNPVKEGLLADLQKEGLELDGRGNVKADFGTKPGSFATSVPKVYACGDVRRGQSLIVWAISEGRKCADQVHHFLMQEVEA encoded by the coding sequence GTGGGTAAACCAACAGGATTTTTAGAATTTAAAAAAGAATACCTTCAGAAGATTGAACCGAAGGAACGAGTCAAAAACTACAAAGAGTTTGAAAAACCCTTTCCTGAAGCAATCGCAAAAGACCAAGGGGCTCGTTGTATGGACTGCGGGATTCCTTTTTGCCACGGCGAAACAGGTTGCCCTGTGGATAACCTCATTCCTGAATTCAATGACTTTGTTTACCGAGGTCGTTGGAAAGAAGCTTGGGAAAATCTTTCTAAAACCAATAACTTCCCTGAATTTACAGGAAGGCTCTGCCCTGCTCCTTGTGAGTCCGCTTGCACTTTAGGAATCATCGAACCACCAGTATCGATCAAATCGATTGAAAGAACGATTATTGATCGTGCTTGGGAAGAAGGATGGGTCATTCCACAACCTCCTGTTTCTAAATCTGGGAAAAAAGTAGCAGTCGTTGGTTCAGGTCCTGCAGGACTTGCCGCTGGACAGCAGTTAGCTCGTGCCGGACATACTGTCACCATTTTTGAAAAAAATGATCGTATTGGTGGCCTACTCCGTTACGGAATCCCAGATTTTAAAATGGAAAAAAGACATATCGATCGCCGCATGAAACAAATGGAAGCAGAAGGTGTTACCTTCAAAACCAATGTCAATGTGGGAGTGGATATTACAGCAAAACAACTATTAGCTGATTTTGATGCAGTGGTTCTTGCTTGTGGATCAGAAGTTCCGAGAGACTTACCAGTTGAAGGCAGAAACAGTAAGGGAGTTCACTTTGCTATGGAGTTTTTGTCTAAAAACAACAAACACGTAGCAGGTGATGACATTGAAATCATCAATGCCAAAGACAAACATGTGATTGTCATTGGTGGTGGTGATACTGGATCCGATTGTGTAGGTACTTCCAATAGACACGGAGCCAAATCTGTCACTCAAATCGAACTTTTCCCAGAACCTCCAAAAGAAAGAGATGTTTCTACTCCTTGGCCACTCTATCCGAAAATGCTTCGCACTTCCACTTCTCACGAAGAAGGTGTGAATCGAAGATGGGCGGTTTCTACTATGGGTTTTAAATCCAATGAAAAAGGAGAAGTCACTGCCATCTACGGATCTGAAGTGAAAGAAGAAAATGGAAAGTTTAGTCCAATCCCCGGAACCGAATTTGAATGGCCTGCCGATTTAGTTTTCCTAGCGATGGGATTTGTAAACCCAGTCAAAGAGGGGTTACTCGCTGATTTACAAAAAGAAGGATTGGAACTAGATGGACGTGGGAACGTAAAAGCAGATTTCGGAACCAAACCAGGATCTTTTGCCACTTCGGTTCCCAAAGTTTACGCTTGCGGAGACGTAAGACGAGGGCAATCCCTCATTGTTTGGGCGATTTCGGAAGGAAGGAAATGTGCAGACCAAGTCCATCACTTCCTAATGCAAGAAGTAGAGGCATAA